Proteins co-encoded in one Amaranthus tricolor cultivar Red isolate AtriRed21 chromosome 7, ASM2621246v1, whole genome shotgun sequence genomic window:
- the LOC130818108 gene encoding WD repeat-containing protein VIP3, translating to MKLAGLKSLEAAHDDSIWAATWVPASESRPFSLLLTGSLDETVRLWKADDDVVLERSNTGHSLGVVSVAAHPSGVIAASASLDSFVRVFDVDSNNTIATLEAPPSESWQLQFHPMGTMLAVAGGSSTSIKVWDTATWQLVATLQIPRPESSKPNDKVATKKFVLSVAWSSDGRQLACGSMDGTISVFDVARAKFLHHLEGHLMPVRTLIYSPNDPRVLFSASDDGHIHIYDAVGKSLIGSMSGHSSWVLSIDASPDGVAIASGSSDKTVKLWDLSMRAAVQSMTNHSDMVWGVAFRPPGGAGVRSGRLASVSDDKSISLYDYS from the exons ATGAAATTAGCAGGATTAAAATCCTTAGAAGCAGCTCACGACGATTCAATCTGGGCAGCAACATGGGTTCCAGCCAGTGAATCTCGCCCATTTTCTCTCCTCTTAACTGGCTCTCTTGACGAAACTGTTCGTTTATGGAAGGCTGATGACGACGTCGTACTGGAGCGCTCCAACACTGGTCATAGTCTCGGTGTGGTTTCTGTTGCCGCTCATCCTTCAGGGGTCATTGCTGCGTCGGCTTCTCTTGATAGTTTTGTTAGGGTTTTTGATGTTGATTCTAATAACACTATTGCTACCCTTGAGGCTCCTCCTTCTGAGTCTTGGCAATTGCAGTTTCACCCCAtg GGAACTATGCTAGCTGTTGCCGGTGGAAGCAGCACTTCAATCAAGGTGTGGGACACTGCTACATGGCAACTCGTTGCAACACTGCAAATCCCCCGTCCTGAAAGTAGCAAACCAAATGATAAAGTTGCGACCAAAAAGTTTGTGCTTTCAGTTGCTTGGTCTTCTGATGGGAGGCAGCTGGCTTGTGGCTCAATGGATGGAACAATCTCTGTTTTTGACGTAGCACGCGCCAAGTTCCTCCATCACCTAGAGGGTCACCTCATGCCTGTTAGAACTCTCATCTACTCTCCCAATGACCCTAGAGTTCTCTTTTCAGCATCTGATGATGGGCACATACACATATATGATGCTGTAGGGAAGAGTTTGATCGGGTCAATGTCGGGTCACTCAAGCTGGGTTCTGAGCATTGATGCAAGCCCAGACGGTGTCGCTATTGCAAGTGGATCGAGTGATAAGACAGTGAAGCTGTGGGACCTCAGTATGCGAGCAGCTGTTCAGAGCATGACTAACCACTCTGACATGGTTTGGGGAGTAGCATTTCGGCCACCTGGTGGGGCTGGTGTGCGGTCTGGTAGGTTAGCAAGTGTATCAGATGACAAAAGTATTTCATTGTATGATTATTCTTAG